The following coding sequences are from one Triticum aestivum cultivar Chinese Spring chromosome 5A, IWGSC CS RefSeq v2.1, whole genome shotgun sequence window:
- the LOC123108318 gene encoding butanoate--CoA ligase AAE1, producing MEGSVKCDANYTPLTPLSFLERAALVYGARTAVVFGEKEYSWRDTRERCLAGASALARLGVGRRDVVAVLAANTPAMYELHFSVPMTGGVLCTLNTRHDAAMVSVLLNHSEARVFLVESQFLGVARDALALLADAGGSLPLLVTIADGDGISSDGVPEYEALLRSAPRGFEIRWPADECDPISLNYTSGTTSRPKGVIYSHRGAYLNTLATALANEMPTMPVYLWAVPMFHCNGWCMVWATAAQGGTSVCMAGSLAPKAVFEQIVRHRVTNMGGAPTVLSMLVNAPASEQRPLPVKVRISTGGAPPPPHILAKMDELGFNVVHGYGLTETYGPATLCVWKPEWDALPAAERAQIRARQGVPHVMLEGLEIKDPATMVSVPSDGRTVGEVMLRGNTVMSGYYKDPAATAEAMSGGWLRSGDLGVRHPDGYIQLKDRSKDIIISGGENISSIEVESALFGHPAVLDAAVVARPDEHWGETPCAFVTLKDGASATEADIIEFCRARLPRYMAPKTVIFAELPKTSTGKTQKYLLRDKVRAMGILPKLTTSKL from the coding sequence ATGGAGGGGTCGGTGAAGTGCGACGCCAACTACACGCCCCTCACGCCGCTGAGCTTCCTGGAGCGCGCCGCGCTCGTGTACGGGGCGCGCACGGCCGTCGTATTCGGCGAGAAGGAGTACTCGTGGCGCGACACGAGGGAGCGGTGCCTCGCCGGGGCGTCCGCGCTCGCGCGCCTCGGCGTCGGCCGCCGGGATGTGGTGGCGGTGCTGGCCGCGAACACGCCGGCCATGTACGAGCTGCACTTCAGCGTGCCGATGACTGGCGGTGTGCTGTGCACGCTCAACACCCGGCACGACGCGGCCATGGTGTCCGTCCTCCTGAACCACTCGGAGGCCAGAGTCTTCCTCGTCGAGTCGCAGTTCCTCGGCGTCGCACGCGACGCCCTGGCGCTCCTCGCTGACGCCGGAGGCAGCCTGCCTCTCCTCGTCACGATCGCCGACGGCGACGGCATCAGTAGCGATGGCGTGCCGGAGTACGAGGCCCTGCTGAGGAGCGCGCCGCGCGGCTTCGAGATCAGGTGGCCCGCCGACGAGTGCGACCCGATATCCCTCAACTACACGTCGGGGACGACGTCGCGGCCCAAGGGCGTCATCTACAGCCACCGCGGCGCCTACCTCAACACGCTGGCCACGGCGCTCGCCAACGAGATGCCGACCATGCCGGTGTACCTCTGGGCCGTGCCCATGTTCCACTGCAACGGCTGGTGTATGGTGTGGGCCACGGCGGCGCAGGGCGGCACCAGCGTCTGCATGGCCGGGAGCTTGGCTCCGAAGGCCGTCTTCGAGCAGATCGTGCGGCACAGGGTTACTAACATGGGCGGCGCGCCCACGGTGCTCAGCATGCTCGTGAACGCGCCGGCTTCGGAGCAGAGGCCGCTGCCGGTCAAGGTGCGCATCTCCACAGGcggcgcgcctccgccgccgcacaTACTGGCCAAGATGGATGAGCTCGGGTTCAACGTCGTCCATGGGTACGGCCTCACCGAGACGTACGGACCGGCGACGCTGTGCGTGTGGAAGCCAGAGTGGGACGCGCTGCCGGCCGCCGAGCGCGCGCAGATCAGGGCGCGGCAAGGCGTGCCGCACGTGATGCTGGAGGGCCTGGAAATCAAGGACCCGGCGACCATGGTGAGCGTGCCCTCCGACGGGCGCACCGTGGGCGAAGTCATGCTGCGAGGGAACACGGTGATGAGCGGGTACTACAAGGACCCGGCGGCCACGGCGGAGGCCATGAGCGGCGGGTGGCTGCGTTCAGGGGACCTCGGCGTGCGGCACCCCGACGGATACATCCAGCTCAAGGACCGGTCCAAGGACATCATCATATCGGGCGGCGAGAACATCAGCTCCATCGAGGTGGAGTCGGCGCTGTTCGGCCACCCCGCCGTGCTCGACGCGGCGGTGGTGGCCAGGCCGGACGAGCACTGGGGTGAGACGCCGTGCGCGTTCGTCACCCTCAAGGACGGAGCGAGCGCCACGGAGGCTGACATCATCGAATTCTGCCGGGCACGGCTGCCGCGCTACATGGCGCCCAAGACGGTGATCTTCGCCGAGCTGCCCAAGACTTCGACGGGCAAGACGCAGAAGTATCTGCTCCGTGACAAGGTCAGGGCCATGGGAATCCTGCCTAAGCTGACCACAAGCAAACTGTAG
- the LOC123101764 gene encoding uncharacterized protein codes for MAVCSGGLVAPPFDLSAIRAGAGPWPRPARGPARAIRCCCYARPDPTPPRRLLLLSAKASAAASPERVHGSKPIARGRRRVGLTVTPSLPFPSSRSRRQPKQNDFYPRCTPRGPAPQSRDTPPKRDTGIASEKEWGINLLDEAVKESGTNEDGSTWYRESGEDLGENGYRCRWARMGGQTHDGSTEWKETWWEKSDWTGYKELGAEKSGKNAEGDSWWEKWKEVLHQDEWSNLARLEKSAEKQAKSGTENAGWYEKWWEKYDAKGWTEKGAHKYGRLNEQSWWERWGEHYNGRGSVLKWTDKWAETDLGTRWGDKWEEKFFAGIGSRQGETWHASPGGDRWSRTWGEEHFGNGKVHKYGKSTTGESWDLVVDEETYYEADPHYGWADVVGDSSQLLSIQPVERPPGVFPTIDFSSSPPRTEEPPGMPPSSLEWSPHSTYDHLSRASREQSCRASSRPPPPASTPQSKLHIPTPTMPPARLAAPAAVLLVLLHLAATATATNFTCSAPRGTTCDSAIGYRVPNATTYGDLLARFNTTTLAGLLGANGRPLATSPKTRVAAQATVRIPFRCLCAGNGVGQSDHKPVYTVQPQDGLDAIARNSFDALVTYQEIATANKIADVNLITIGQKLWIPLPCSCDPVDGAAVFHLAHIVGGGESTSGIAATFGVTEDTLLKLNKIADPKTLQKDQVLDVPLPVCSSSISNSSADHDLRIPNGTYALTAQDCIQCRCSSNTFQLNCTALQGKKGCPAVPVCSGGLKLGDTSGTGCESKMCAYSGYSNSSSLSIQTTPLKNQTAPACEKGGSSRSVFAGSMWRISAISFHMVLILVCFL; via the exons ATGGCCGTCTGCTCCGGGGGGCTCGTGGCGCCGCCCTTCGATCTGTCCGCCATTCGGGCGGGGGCGGGGCCATGGCCGCGCCCCGCGCGTGGCCCCGCGCGCGCGATCCGCTGCTGCTGCTACGCCCGCCCGGACCCCACGCCGCCGCGGAGGCTGCTGCTGCTCTCCGCCAAGGCGTCCGCCGCGGCCTCGCCGGAGCGCGTCCACGGGAGCAAGCCCATTGCCCGGGGACGCCGCCGCGTCGGCCTCACCGTCACGCCATCGCTCCCGTTCCCCTCCTCCCG TTCTAGAAGGCAGCCCAAGCAGAATGATTTCTATCCGCGGTGCACGCCGAGAGGGCCGGCTCCCCAGTCCCGCGACACCCCGCCCAAGAGAG ACACTGGTATTGCTAGTGAGAAGGAGTGGGGAATCAACCTGCTGGATGAAGCAGTCAAGGAATCTGGCACAAATGAAGATGGAAGCACCTGGTACAGAGAGAGCGGCGAAGATCTCGGTGAGAATGGGTACCGTTGCCGCTGGGCTAGGATGGGGGGACAGACTCATGATGGTTCCACTGAATGGAAAGAGACT TGGTGGGAGAAAAGTGACTGGACTGGATACAAAGAGCTAG GTGCTGAGAAATCTGGGAAGAATGCTGAGGGTGACTCTTGGTGGGAAAAGTGGAAAGAAGTTCTGCACCAAGACGAATGGAG CAATCTTGCAAGACTTGAGAAGAGCGCAGAGAAGCAAGCCAAATCAGGGACAGAAAATGCTGGGTGGTATGAAAAATG GTGGGAGAAATATGATGCCAAGGGCTGGACAGAAAAAGGTGCGCATAAATATGGAAGGTTAAATGAGCAGTCCTGGTGGGAGAGATGGGGTGAACATTACAATGGTCGTGGCTCTGTATTGAAATG GACAGATAAGTGGGCAGAGACAGACTTAGGCACCAGATGGGGAGATAAATGGGAAGAGAAATTCTTTGCTGGAATTGGTTCACGACAAGGGGAGACATGGCATGCTTCTCCTGGCGGTGACC GATGGTCAAGGACTTGGGGAGAAGAGCACTTCGGCAATGG GAAAGTTCATAAGTACGGGAAGAGCACAACCGGCGAGAGCTGGGATTTAGTCGTAGACGAGGAGACGTACTACGA GGCGGACCCTCACTACGGGTGGGCCGACGTCGTCGGGGACTCGTCGCAGCTGCTGTCGATACAGCCGGTGGAGAGGCCGCCCGGGGTGTTCCCGACCATCGACTTCAGCTCCTCACCCCCGCGCACGGAGGAGCCACCCGGCATGCCGCCTTCGTCCCTGGAGTG GAGCCCACACAGCACATACGACCATTTAAGCCGGGCCTCGCGTGAGCAAAGCTGCCGAGCATCATCTCGTCCTCCTCCACCCGCGTCAACGCCGCAGTCAAAACTCCACATTCCCACTCCCACCATGCCGCCCGCCCGGCTGGCCGCGCCGGCCGccgtcctcctcgtcctcctgcACCTCGCCGCGACGGCCACGGCGACCAACTTCACCTGCAGCGCGCCGCGGGGCACCACCTGCGACTCCGCCATCGGCTACCGCGTGCCCAACGCCACCACCTACGGGGACCTCCTCGCCCGCTTCAACACCACCACCCTCGCCGGCCTCCTCGGCGCCAACGGCCGCCCGCTCGCCACCTCCCCCAAGACGCGCGTCGCCGCCCAGGCCACCGTCCGCATCCCCTTCCGCTGCCTCTGCGCCGGCAACGGCGTCGGCCAGTCGGACCACAAGCCCGTCTACACCGTGCAGCCGCAGGACGGGCTGGACGCCATCGCCCGCAACTCCTTCGACGCCCTCGTCACCTACCAGGAGATCGCCACCGCCAACAAGATCGCCGACGTCAACCTCATTACTATCGGCCAGAAGCTCTGGATCCCGCTGCCCTGCAGCTGCGACCccgtggacggcgccgccgtcTTCCACCTCGCCCACATCGTCGGCGGCGGGGAGAGCACCTCCGGCATCGCCGCCACCTTCGGCGTCACCGAGGACACGCTGCTCAAGCTCAACAAGATCGCCGACCCCAAGACACTGCAGAAGGACCAGGTTCTTGATGTCCCGCTCCCTG TTTGCAGCTCATCAATCAGCAACAGCTCGGCCGATCATGATCTGCGCATCCCGAACGGCACCTACGCGCTCACCGCGCAGGACTGCATCCAGTGCCGCTGCAGTTCAAACACCTTCCA GCTAAACTGCACCGCCCTGCAAGGCAAGAAGGGGTGCCCGGCAGTGCCGGTGTGCAGCGGAGGGCTCAAGCTTGGGGACACAAGCGGCACCGGTTGCGAATCCAAGATGTGCGCTTACAGTGGTTATTCCAACAGCTCTTCACTCAGCATACAGACCACTCCTCTCAAAAACCAGACAGCACCAGCATGCGAGA AAGGAGGATCTTCGAGGTCGGTGTTCGCGGGGTCCATGTGGAGGATATCTGCCATCTCCTTCCACATGGTGTTGATATTGGTATGCTTCCTTTGA